The following are encoded together in the Salmonella enterica subsp. enterica serovar Choleraesuis genome:
- the nei gene encoding endonuclease 8 — MPEGPEIRRAADSLEAAICGKPLTKVWFAFAELERRAGELVGQRIVRIETRGKALLSHFSGGLTLYSHNQLYGVWRVAAPGSAPDTKRSLRVRLECADNAILLYSASDIELLDAGQLATQPFLQRIGPDVLNYQLSVEEVRARLLSPRFRGRALGSLLLDQSFLAGLGNYLRAEILWEARLRPTQRACELSEAELDSLASACLTIARLSYETRGQVDENRHHGALFSFQVFHREGQACPRCGHLIARGMSNSRPFYWCPECQKLSP, encoded by the coding sequence ATGCCAGAAGGCCCAGAAATACGACGGGCAGCAGACAGCCTGGAGGCGGCTATTTGCGGCAAGCCGTTAACCAAAGTCTGGTTTGCGTTTGCCGAATTGGAACGACGCGCTGGAGAGCTAGTCGGGCAGCGGATTGTGCGGATTGAAACTCGTGGAAAGGCGCTGTTGAGCCACTTCTCCGGTGGCTTGACGCTTTATAGTCACAACCAGTTATATGGCGTATGGCGGGTTGCCGCACCGGGTTCCGCGCCTGATACAAAACGGAGCCTGCGGGTGCGGCTAGAGTGTGCTGACAACGCGATACTGCTTTACAGCGCTTCGGATATTGAACTGCTGGATGCCGGACAGCTGGCTACTCAGCCGTTTTTACAGCGCATAGGCCCGGATGTTTTAAATTATCAGCTTAGCGTTGAAGAGGTGAGGGCGCGGTTGCTTAGCCCTCGTTTTCGCGGTCGGGCGCTGGGTAGTTTGCTATTGGATCAGAGTTTTTTAGCTGGTTTAGGGAATTATCTGCGGGCGGAAATTCTGTGGGAGGCCCGGCTGCGGCCAACTCAGCGTGCTTGCGAACTATCTGAGGCCGAGCTGGATAGTCTGGCCAGCGCCTGTCTCACTATCGCCCGCTTGTCCTATGAGACCCGCGGTCAGGTGGATGAAAACCGGCATCATGGAGCGTTGTTTAGTTTTCAGGTATTTCATCGGGAAGGGCAGGCATGTCCGCGCTGTGGGCATCTGATAGCGCGCGGTATGTCCAACTCGCGGCCATTTTATTGGTGCCCGGAGTGCCAGAAATTAAGTCCATAG